Below is a window of Campylobacter concisus DNA.
GATATGGACTCGACAGAGTACTTCCCGCCAGCTAGCAGAACAAATAAAATTCGCGAGCACATCGGTGGTTTAGGTGCTGAGCTTAGGTTCTTAACTGGCTCTTACTATGGCTTTAAGCTTGGTCTTACGGCTCAGGGCTTAGTAAATTTTGCTCCGTCAAAGGCTGCAAAAGAGTATTTTGCCTATGACTGGAATAGCGAAGGCGTAGCGCTTTCAGAGGCCTACTTAGGATATGAAAATGACTACATCGAATTTAAACTCGGCCGTCAGTACTACAACTCAAAATACACAGGCCTAGTGCCGCCGCTTGTGGCTACAAACACGGACGTGGGCTACAAAGAGGCATTTGAGGGCGTGAGCGCTAGGATAAAGCTTGATAGCATAAATACCGTTATCGGCCTAGCTGACTTTTGGAAATTTGCAGGTAGATCAAGCGCAGTAACAGGCGGTGATCACGGCGCGCCAAGGTTTAAAGATAGAGTTATCATCGGCGGCTTTGGGCCTTACGGCTATAAATTTGACAACATCTTTAACTCATTTGCAACATATAGCGGCATCCCAGGCGTCTCGCTCACAGCTGGCTACGCAAATGTCTCAGGCATCGAGTATGACGACGCAGCCAACTCAAAAGGCGATATAAATTTCTACTTCGCAGCTGCTGGCTACAAAACGCCTACACTTTTTGAAAACGCAATCGTTGGCATAGACTTTATGTATAAAGGCTCAAGAACAAACGGCACTTTAAAAGAGAATTTCGACTTTAACGGCGATTACTATGCAGGCATGATAGGACTTTACAACGCTTATGGCGCTGATTTTAGATACGCATACTCAACCGTTAGCAAAAACCAGATGTCGCTTCAAGGTATAGGAAACGACGTTGGCTCATTTACGGCCACTCCGATCTATGGTCCGTTTTTATTTATGAATTTTGCTGGTATGAATTTACATAAATTTAGCGCAGGCTACGACCTTAGCAATGTAGGCGCCGAGGGTCTTAGAGTGGATGCTGACTACTGGTATGGCAAACAGCACAATGGTAGCAACGTTCGCTCAGGCGGCCTTCATGGTCAAGCACCAGGAACTAGAATCGACGTAAAGGGCTGGGGTGTGCAAGTAACTTACAAAGTCCCTGCGGTTAAGGGTCTAAAACTATCAGCTATCTATGAAACATTAGATAGAAAGCTAAAATATACAAACGGCAGCTCTAACGGCAAGACAAGAGATGAAGAACTTTGGTTAAGAGCCTCTTATGACTTTGATATATTGAAATAAATTTGAAACAAGGAGTATAAAATGGTAGAAAATAACGAACTATCACGTCGCTCGTTTTTAAAACGTAGTGGCGCACTCACACTTGGCTCAGTTGCAGCAGGATCAGCGCTGCTAACAGGCTGTGATAACCCAAATAACCACCTCATCCACCCAGAAAAGGAGACCACAAAAGCACCTGATGTGCCAAAATGGCTAGGTGTCGAGCCTGAAATTTCAGACAAAGATATAAAAGAGACGCTTGAAACCGATGTGCTTATCATCGGTGCTGGCGTTTCAGGGCTTCACGCTGCGCGCGCTGCTAGCGAAAAAGGCGCAAGGGTTATCGTCCTAGAAAAAGCCGGTCGCTTTCAGGTTAGAAGCGGTCAGTACGGCACTCTAGGCAATAAATTTCAAAGAGAGCTTGGTATCAAATATGACAAGAATGCGGCCATAAATGAGCACTTAAAACAGATGGGCTACCGCGCCGATCAGCGCGTTTGGAACTACTGGGCGGATCACAGCGGCGAGGACTTTGACTGGATGATAGAGCTTGCTCCTGCGGTGCATTTTATGAAAGAGACCGATACGCAGCTTGATAGAAGTAAGATAAATTTGATGGTTATGCACTATCCACTCCCGGCCGGATACGACCCAAGTAAGGAAAACAGCCCAAGCTATCCAACTGTTATGTCCTTTTTACCTAGCCAAGAGCCGATGATGGAGCTAGTTTATGAAAAGTCTATAAAACAAGGTGCAAAGTATATCTTTAAAACTCGTGCAAAAAAGCTACTTCGCGACAAAACGACTGGCAAAATGCAAGGAGCGATCGCGCAAAATATGGCTGATGGCTCATATATCAAGATAAATGCTAAGTCGGTGATACTTGCTACGGGCGATTATATGAATGACCCTGAGATGGTAAAGACATTTGTGCCGTGGGTGGCAAATTTCTTCTGTCCGTTTCCAAACAGAGACTACAAAAACAATCCGACCAACACGGGAGACGGACACAAACTTGGCTCATGGATAGGTGCAAAGCTAGAAGACGGACCGCACGCACCAGTCGCTCACACGCTTGGCGGACCGCTTGGCGTTGATGCGTTTTTACTAACAAATGCAAAGGGAGAGCGCTTTACAAATGAAGATCTAAGCGGTCAGCAAGTCACTCAGCCGCTCTCTCGCCAACCAGGAGGCTTTGGCTGGCAAGTATTTGACTCTAAATTTCCAGAGCAAGTCGGCCTCATGGGCGTATCACACGGCAGCGTAAACCACTGTGTAGAAGATAATCCAAAGCTTCCACCTGACTGCCAGTGGGCGATAGGCAAAACATCATATATATCGGTAAAAGATATTGAAGAGATGCCTGATGTCATAAAAGCAAACACCATTGAAGAGCTTGCTAGTAAGCTCTACCCTGATAACAAAAAGGCGCAAACACAGTTTTTGGCGACCATAAAACGATACAACGAGCTATGCGACAAAGGCCATGATGATGACTTTGGCAAGACCGCTAAGAGGATGTTTCCAGTCCGCCATGCGCCGTTTTATGCTGGCAAAATGGGAGTAGGTGCGAGCCTGGTCGTCATGGGCGGCTTCACCGTAGAGCCAAGCACTGCAAATGTGCTAGATACCGACTATAACGAAATTTCAGGACTTTACGCCTGCGGTAACGTTATGGGCGGACGCTTTTTGGGAGATTATCCAGTAGTTTTAGCCGGCACTAGCCACGGAACATGCCTATGCTACGGACGCTTAGCAGGCTATCAGGCTGCGGCAAACGCAAAAGGAGTACAAGCATGAGCAATAGAAAAAAATATACGATAATAGGACTAATAGTAGCCGCTATCGTGGGCTTTATAGCTTTTCATCAGATAGAAGCAGCTAGCCACAAGGCTGAATTTTGTATCTTGTGTCACAACATGCAACCAGAATACGACTCTTATACAAAAGGAAATTTGCTAGCTAAAAAGCATAAAGATGCAAATGTAACATGCCACGACTGCCACACTCCAACTATAGGTGAGCAGCTAAATGAGGTCAGGATGTATGCAACTGGCGACTTTGAGACACCAACAAAACAAAGAGGCTTTACTAACGAGCAGTGCACCAGCTGTCACAAGATAGCTGATATCAGGAAAAAGACCGCACACTACGGCCTATCTAACCCACATGAAGGCACTCACAATAAAGACAATGAGATGCTTCAGTGTCAGTCATGCCATGCCGTGCATCATCCGCAAAAGCTAAATACTTGTATGTCTTGCCACCCAATAGACTGGAAGGTAGATAGCAGCTGGAAGATGTATCCTCCTACTAAAAAATAATCTCTCATCCGCCTCATCTGGGGCGGATAATCTTTTTATCTAAAACTCCTTTAAATACGCAATTTTAACCTCTATCATTTTAATATTTTTAACTTTTCTTTCTAAAAAATAAACTTTTTACGAAAATTTGCATTTCTAGCGCAGATTTTTTCCAAAATTGGTGTAATTACTATAAAGACATTTTAAAAAGGAAGAAAATGAAAAAATTTTCATTAATAGTAACTAGCACTGCTAGCACGAGAGAAAGTTCAAATGGTGAGGTGATTTACCATGGCTAATGCATATATAGTAAATGATCACAGCCTAGTCATAAATGTGAGGTCAGGTTTTTTAACATATGGTAGAGCCATAGGTAGATTTGCACATGCGTGCCGTGAGAAAAATCAGACTGAGCATATAAAGTATCTTAACAAAACCCCAGCCACTATTAATCGCTACAAGCTCCTAAGCGAGTTTAATGGCAATGGCAATATGAGAGATGCTAACGGCAAAGATGATGAGCTGCATAATATGGCTTTTGTAAAGAATTTACTTAAAGGCTTTCAGGATAGCTTTAAAGAAGACTATGGCAAGCAATCCTACACACAAAAACGACAAGGTAAAGATATAGTTATACGTAGAGCTTGGCGCAAAGATATGGCTAGTTTTTGTGAAGTCATCATCACATTTGGTACAGACAGAGAAAAGGAGCCAAAAGAAGGGCTAAACGACGAAGAGTCAAAATTTATAAATGAAAACATATGCATGGATAGAGTAATGAGATTTGTAAATGCATACTGCGCGAAGTATGGCGCAAAGTGTCTGCTTGTGGCTGAGCATAATGACGAAAAGACCAAGCACTATCACATCATCTTTACAAACTACAACTTTGAGAAGCATGCAAATTTGAGATTTAGTGGCAGGTCAAAAACAGCAAAATTTGGTAAAGAGCTACAAGATATGGGAGCAGAGGCATTTGAAGGTCAGGTACTTCGTGGTAAGTCAAGTAAAAATAGACACAAGAATTTAACCCAAATGCACCAAATAGCAAGTGAATATAAGAGCGAGCAAGAGCTAAAAGAGAAAATTCAAAAGCTTATAGAAGCGGAAGCAAATAAGTATATGCAAAAGAAAGAGCCTTTGTTGGGCGACGAGTACTTTAGGTTAGAGCCAAATGAAAAAAGAGCTTTAATAGTAGGTCTTAGAAATTCTGTTTTTGAACAAATGCAAGAAAGCATAACCATCACATCTGATGAGCAGCTAAAAGAAAAGGTAGAACTTCTTGATGGGCAAGTAACAGAACAAAACAAGATCATAGAGGAAGATAAAAAGAAAAGCTTAGAAGTCTTAAAAGAAAAAGAGCAGCTAGAAAAAGAGCTAGATGATTTAAAAGAGATTCAAGCTGAGCAAGACAAAGAGATAATGCTTCTTAAAAATAGAGTAAAAGCACATACTAATCAGCAAACAAAGATAGATGAACAAAATGCATTGATAGAGAGTAAGAATAGAGAAAATCAATCTCTAGCACGTAAAAGCAAAAGCTTGCAAAAAGAAAATATCAGGCTAAGAGACTTTAATGACAAAAGCTTAGGTCTTTTACTTGAAATAGCAAGCACCGATCCTGAGCTAAAAGAGATAATAGTAAATGAGATGCCAGAGTTGAGTGGTAAATTTACAAAAGATGATGCATTGATGGAGATGGGGTAGTAAGCATTCTTTAAAATTTACAATGCGTAATCTATAAATTTAAGCCACCAAAGTAAGCTAGCCGTGTAAATTTTACCAAGTAAATTTACACTGGCTTGCTTACAAACTTGCGGTATATCCTACGCAACACTCCTATATCTCATATAGACATACTCATAAATTTTCTATCTGCACGCCGAGATACTTATATCATCATAACACTCAGGTAGCTCGCCCCAGAGCGTATCGCAAAAAGATAAGACCAAGCATTGGCACGTAGTATTGATACGATGTGAGGTTTGACCCTGGGCGCAAAAACTCCGCCAACTCTCAAAGGTCGCTCTCTAGCATTTGTAAATTTAGCCATTTATATTTTGCTTGCTATTTTAGCATTTTATGGGTATGGATTGTTATTTTGGGAGAAAGAAATTTTATGAGTAAAATTTTGAGAGAGGTTTTTGCATGTATTAAAGTAATATTTATCTTAAGCAAAAACTTAGACCTTTTATCGGCAAATGTCATTTTTAATGGATAAAGTTTTGTTTAGGTTGTATCTTTGTAAATAAAAATTTTGCCCGTCTGGCTAAGACCTTACAGCAAGCTCGGACCGAGCTTGCTAAGTAAGTTTATCAACATACTAAAAATGTTGATAAATATACTAGAAACTGGCATTAAATTTTCTTGGATTATAACAAATAAATTCATAATGTAACATACTGCATGTGATGTAATGTGCAGTACATGATGTAACATTCAGTATGTGATGTCACATGCAGCACTTGATGTAATGTATAGTACATGATGTAACATGCAGTAGGTGACGTAACGTATAGTATGTGATGTTATGTATATTTTCGCAGATGAGAGAGTATTAGGATAGGTGGATATTTATTTTTAGAAAGATATTATTGAAGTTGTATGTCTAAAAAGCGCTTGGCGTATATCTAATAGTGATGATTATAACGGCCTTATTTTTTTCATTGACCCTATAAATCACTGTATAGTTTTTAACAAATAGCTGTCTATAGCCCATATTGGCATATCTGCCAACTTTTCTAATAGCACCACGATTTGGTATCTCATCTAGGCTAAGAATAGCATTTTTGATAGCCTCTAGCGTAGAGTTTGCAGCACCTGACGAGAGCAAAGATAGTGCGATATATTTATAAATCGCTTCAAGCTCTTCATAAGCTTGTGGTGAGATCAGAACTTTATACTTACTCAAGATACTTATCTTTTAAACTAGCAAAAACGTCTTTTGCTTCTAGCATCTTTGTATCTGCTGTTATCTTAGCTTCAGATGATGCGATGGCGCTATCTATATCGGCTGTGGCTACTAGCTTATCGTATGTCTTTATGCTCATCACAACCAAGTCTCCATAACCATTTTTAGTTACAAATATTGGTTCATCCTTGCTATTGCATAGCTGTGAAATTTCATTTGTGTTTCTAAGCTCTTTTATAGGTACTATTTGAGGCATATGTTATTTCCTTTTAATAATATGACATGATTATAGCATAATTGTGTTAGTAATTTAGATGGCTTTATCTAACTAACTTGGCAAGCTAAAAAATATAAGCCCAAGTATCAAACATTTCCTACCTTCCTTTATCCCATAATAAATTAATAATATTATAAATACAATCACAATAAAATATCTAAAACAGTAGTGGTGGCTTAATATGCAAAACAACGAAATAAATATAACCTACTCTTGCGAAGAGACATTAAAAAAGATAAAAGAGTATATGGCTGATGCGAAATGCGTAACTCTTTATACATCTAGTTTGAATTCACTCACATCGTACTCTAACGGCATAGCTAATGAGATCATATCTAATCTAATATTTTCTAAGAAGAGAGATAAAAAAGATGTGTCGATCGTATCTGACTTTTATATAGATAAAGAGAGCTTTACTGATAGCAAACTAAATAGAATAAGAGAATTTGAATATAGAGATATACCAGTAAAGATTGTCCATAAAAAGAGTGCAGTTGACAAGTTTTTTGCAAATTTAAAAGAGAAGATAAGCCCCATAAAAAGCAAAGCAAGATATGAAGCTGAACTTGAAGCTGCTCAGGATGAGCATGAGAGAAATTTGCTAAAAAGCATGGGTGAAACAAAGACAGAAGCTATAAGCTTTTATGATATGTTTGAGACCGTAGTATCCAACTACGACGACGCCAAAGATATTGTAAAAGAGTGCCTAAATACCTTAAAAAATGATCTACTAAGTGATGCTAGCTCTTTGATATCTAGCGAGGGACTAGATGGAGCTAAATTTGAAAAAAGTATTGAAGAGTGTTTTAGAGAGTTAGATAAGAATTTAAGCGAGTTAAATAAAGAAAGCGGAGAGTTTTTGCTAAAGCAAATATTTCTTTTTATACTAAGCATAGTTGATCTAAGTGATCCAAAGGCAGCGCTTAAAAAGGCAAACGGATGCTTTTTATTCTATGAGCTTAGTAAATTAACCTACAAGATGGTTGAGCATCAAAGTAATAGATCTCTTTATGGCGTAACCTTACCTATCCTTAGTTTTTTCACATCTAGATTTGCTTCTATTATAAATACCCTAAATATAAACTCAAGCTGCAATGTATTAGTATTTAAGCAAGATAAATCCTCTAATTCTGGCTTTTTTATAGACTTTACCCATCTAAATTTAGACTATATCTACTTTAGAGACGACAATAACCTAAATGAGGTTAATTGCAATGCAGATGAGGGATATAGTGTGTTTGGTCATTTGGATGATCTGTCGGTATTTGATCACACTAAGGACGTTTGCTCTTATGATATAGTAAATAAAAACTTAGGCTTTGGCTCTAGTGATGATACGCTCTTTAAAAGACTAAAGGATCAAATAAAAGGACTAAATGCAAACCTAAATTTCATCTGCGCTTCAAATTTTAATTCCGTAAAACTAGCCAATCTAATATCAGATAAGTCTAACAAAAACGGCAAATCTACAAACGACGAGATGAATAGCAAGGACTTTTCTAATTTAAATAAAAACTATATCGTTCTTTCAAATTCTCCTTTTAGATCAAGTGCAGGGCTAAGAGAAGAAGTAATAAGTAAATGCCTAGATCAAGTGATAGAAGACGGGCTAAATAGACCCAACAAATCCAACCTAGTAAAACAAAAATTTACTGACATAAAAACCCTAAGTCCTATTAAGGATTACAGCCAGTACAGCATAAATATCAATAAAGAAAACAATAAATCAACTCTTGTCTTAAATTTATCTCCATTTGCAAGGATAGATAAAAAATATATAGACAACATAGAGCAAAAAAGGGAAGAATTTAAAGAGATCGCCTATCAAGATGATACTAACTATCTTGATAATTACACCAAATACGAAGAGTTATTTAAGACAAATTTCTCTCACGTAAATGCTTATGTTAAGCAACCAAATGATATGGAGAAGATCAAAAAAAGCGAAGAAGAGTATATGAAAAAGGTAACTCTCTCTTTTAAAGCAGTATTTGATAAGGTAAATGAAAACGCCTTAAACAGAAGAGAGGCTGAAGCATATAACAATAGCAATATCTCAAGCCAACTTATAGATGATATAAAAAATGGCTCATCAACCGCAGATGAATACCAATCACAAATGCAACGTATAATACAAACCCTCCCAAAACGCTACTCTTTCATAGAGGCACTATCTCTTGGCGTAGCTTACTTTATAATAACTAAAAGCTATTCAAAAAAAATGATAAAGAAAAGCATTAAAGATGGTGATGAATATATAGTAATAGAAGATGATGAAATAAAAGCCCTACACTCAAACTCTATAATAAGAGTTTTTGATAGAGATTTAAAGTTATTTTTCTACAAAGACTCAGTAAAAAATAGTGGTCTAAAAAGTGGTGAGTATCTATGTATAGAAGAAATTTCTAAATATATGGATGGAGTAAATAACAAGGATATAGTTAGCGTTGAAGAGCTTTTAGCAGAAAATGAAGTTGGTAAAAATGCAGATATCAAAGATCCTTTGCAAAAAGATCTAATGAAACTTCTTATAGAACAAGCTGATAAGATAGATGAAAACTATAAAAAAGATGAAGCTACTATAAAAGAGGCTATAGCTGCTAAGAATAAAAACACTCTAAAAGAGGCTATAAACTTAAAAGATATAGCATATAGCAATGATAGAGATATAAATAAAGAGGTAACCTCATTATTAGTAAAAACTACTATAGAAGAGGTGTTTCCACTTTCAAAATTTGTTGGTGAAGATGGCATATCTAAGATATATGAATCACTTGGCTCTTATATATTTAATAAAGATGCAAAGGCACTAAGAGAAACATTTCTTGATGAGCTTGGGGTATTAAATTTAGTAAAAAGCCTACTTGGTGCAAGAAAGACTAAAGAGATAGATCGATATATCTTACTAATAACAAGTCTAAGAACTACAAGTGTAGTTTTACAACATTCAAAGCTTAATCTAATCATTCAAGCTTCGAATGCATTTAGGCTTCATATGGCAATG
It encodes the following:
- a CDS encoding FAD-dependent oxidoreductase codes for the protein MVENNELSRRSFLKRSGALTLGSVAAGSALLTGCDNPNNHLIHPEKETTKAPDVPKWLGVEPEISDKDIKETLETDVLIIGAGVSGLHAARAASEKGARVIVLEKAGRFQVRSGQYGTLGNKFQRELGIKYDKNAAINEHLKQMGYRADQRVWNYWADHSGEDFDWMIELAPAVHFMKETDTQLDRSKINLMVMHYPLPAGYDPSKENSPSYPTVMSFLPSQEPMMELVYEKSIKQGAKYIFKTRAKKLLRDKTTGKMQGAIAQNMADGSYIKINAKSVILATGDYMNDPEMVKTFVPWVANFFCPFPNRDYKNNPTNTGDGHKLGSWIGAKLEDGPHAPVAHTLGGPLGVDAFLLTNAKGERFTNEDLSGQQVTQPLSRQPGGFGWQVFDSKFPEQVGLMGVSHGSVNHCVEDNPKLPPDCQWAIGKTSYISVKDIEEMPDVIKANTIEELASKLYPDNKKAQTQFLATIKRYNELCDKGHDDDFGKTAKRMFPVRHAPFYAGKMGVGASLVVMGGFTVEPSTANVLDTDYNEISGLYACGNVMGGRFLGDYPVVLAGTSHGTCLCYGRLAGYQAAANAKGVQA
- a CDS encoding type II toxin-antitoxin system RelE/ParE family toxin, with the translated sequence MSKYKVLISPQAYEELEAIYKYIALSLLSSGAANSTLEAIKNAILSLDEIPNRGAIRKVGRYANMGYRQLFVKNYTVIYRVNEKNKAVIIITIRYTPSAF
- a CDS encoding cytochrome c3 family protein — translated: MSNRKKYTIIGLIVAAIVGFIAFHQIEAASHKAEFCILCHNMQPEYDSYTKGNLLAKKHKDANVTCHDCHTPTIGEQLNEVRMYATGDFETPTKQRGFTNEQCTSCHKIADIRKKTAHYGLSNPHEGTHNKDNEMLQCQSCHAVHHPQKLNTCMSCHPIDWKVDSSWKMYPPTKK
- a CDS encoding type II toxin-antitoxin system prevent-host-death family antitoxin — protein: MPQIVPIKELRNTNEISQLCNSKDEPIFVTKNGYGDLVVMSIKTYDKLVATADIDSAIASSEAKITADTKMLEAKDVFASLKDKYLE
- a CDS encoding metalloid reductase RarA, translated to MKTSFLTTSKSKFALSLAALMAMATCTSASESLEEALQASTMGATLFSYYDMDSTEYFPPASRTNKIREHIGGLGAELRFLTGSYYGFKLGLTAQGLVNFAPSKAAKEYFAYDWNSEGVALSEAYLGYENDYIEFKLGRQYYNSKYTGLVPPLVATNTDVGYKEAFEGVSARIKLDSINTVIGLADFWKFAGRSSAVTGGDHGAPRFKDRVIIGGFGPYGYKFDNIFNSFATYSGIPGVSLTAGYANVSGIEYDDAANSKGDINFYFAAAGYKTPTLFENAIVGIDFMYKGSRTNGTLKENFDFNGDYYAGMIGLYNAYGADFRYAYSTVSKNQMSLQGIGNDVGSFTATPIYGPFLFMNFAGMNLHKFSAGYDLSNVGAEGLRVDADYWYGKQHNGSNVRSGGLHGQAPGTRIDVKGWGVQVTYKVPAVKGLKLSAIYETLDRKLKYTNGSSNGKTRDEELWLRASYDFDILK